In Novosphingobium sp. MMS21-SN21R, a single genomic region encodes these proteins:
- a CDS encoding beta-etherase yields the protein MAQNNTITFYDLALSTGATISPFVWATKYALKHKGFDLDVVPGGFTGILERTGGKTERLPAIVDDGEFILDSWGIIEYLDEKYPDRPALIPHESVAATVKALDHWFWNAAVGPWMFCFCQDYRDLSLPQDHEYVTHSREKMLGRKLEDVQAGREERLPKISAALEPLRAALGQHEWLGGSTPNYADFRILGGILFTASVCKTPVLAHDDPLRDWIERCLDLFGGLGRHPGLFPLFGLEQREGDPDLFNRAAGQGGIYKRNTGPDSTRAETQRITEGMKA from the coding sequence ATGGCCCAGAACAACACCATAACCTTCTACGATCTCGCCCTTAGCACCGGCGCCACGATCAGCCCGTTTGTCTGGGCAACCAAGTATGCCCTGAAGCACAAGGGCTTCGATCTTGATGTTGTCCCCGGCGGTTTTACCGGCATTCTCGAACGCACCGGCGGCAAGACCGAACGCCTGCCCGCGATCGTCGACGACGGCGAATTCATTCTCGATAGCTGGGGCATCATCGAATACCTCGACGAGAAGTATCCCGACCGCCCCGCCTTGATCCCGCACGAAAGCGTCGCCGCAACAGTGAAGGCGCTCGACCACTGGTTCTGGAACGCCGCGGTCGGTCCATGGATGTTCTGCTTCTGCCAGGACTACCGCGATCTCTCGCTGCCGCAGGATCACGAATACGTCACCCATAGCCGCGAGAAGATGCTCGGGCGCAAGCTTGAGGACGTTCAGGCTGGCCGCGAAGAGCGTCTGCCAAAAATCTCCGCCGCACTCGAACCCCTGCGCGCTGCACTCGGTCAGCACGAGTGGCTCGGCGGGTCGACGCCCAACTATGCCGACTTCCGCATCCTGGGCGGCATCCTGTTCACCGCCTCCGTATGCAAGACCCCGGTCCTCGCCCATGACGACCCCTTGCGCGACTGGATCGAGCGTTGCCTCGACCTGTTCGGCGGCCTTGGCCGTCACCCCGGCCTGTTCCCGCTGTTCGGGCTTGAGCAGCGCGAAGGCGATCCTGACCTGTTCAACCGCGCCGCAGGCCAGGGCGGCATCTACAAGCGCAACACCGGCCCGGACTCCACCCGCGCCGAAACCCAGCGCATCACTGAAGGCATGAAAGCCTGA
- the desA gene encoding syringate O-demethylase — MSQTLEQVIQGAGNLVDFVRNQQVGPNVYPGVPSEFSNWRAEQWAWGHTAVLYNQSYHMVDLAVKGPDAFKMLEHLGINSFKNFQPDRAKQFVPVTPDGYVIGDVILFYLDENHFNLVGRAPTIEWVEFHAASGNWNVTVERDERWAMRSDGKRNSYRFQVQGPNAMKIIEKAIGQTPPDLKFFHMTRLTIGGKEVRALRHGMAGQPGFELMGPWEDYGAVHAALVEAGKEFGMALVGGRAYSSNTLESGWIPSPFPAIYTGEALAPYRAWLSANSYEAKCSVGGSYVPETIEGYYTTPWDLGYGPFVKFDHDFIGRAALEKMAAEGKHRTKVTLALDNEDVMRVQSSALSTGDRAKFMEYPSAVYSMHPFDQVLADGKQVGLSTWIGYTANEGKFLTLAMMEPGFETPGTEVSLLWGEPNGGTTKPTVEPHVQTEIKAVVSAVPYVAAARDNYAEGWRTKK; from the coding sequence ATGTCCCAAACTCTAGAACAGGTTATCCAGGGCGCGGGTAACCTCGTCGACTTCGTTCGCAACCAGCAGGTCGGACCGAACGTCTATCCGGGCGTGCCGTCGGAATTCTCGAACTGGCGCGCCGAGCAGTGGGCATGGGGCCATACCGCCGTGCTCTACAACCAGTCGTACCACATGGTCGATCTGGCGGTTAAGGGGCCGGACGCCTTCAAGATGCTGGAACATCTCGGCATCAACAGCTTCAAGAACTTCCAGCCAGACCGCGCCAAGCAGTTCGTGCCCGTAACCCCCGATGGCTACGTGATCGGCGACGTGATCCTGTTCTACCTCGACGAAAACCACTTCAATCTCGTCGGCCGTGCGCCCACCATCGAATGGGTCGAATTCCACGCCGCCAGCGGCAACTGGAACGTCACCGTCGAACGTGACGAGCGCTGGGCGATGCGCAGCGACGGCAAGCGCAACTCCTATCGCTTCCAGGTCCAGGGGCCTAACGCGATGAAGATCATCGAGAAGGCAATCGGCCAGACCCCGCCCGACCTCAAGTTCTTCCACATGACCCGCCTCACCATCGGCGGCAAGGAAGTGCGCGCGCTGCGTCACGGCATGGCCGGGCAGCCGGGCTTCGAACTGATGGGGCCGTGGGAAGACTACGGCGCGGTCCACGCCGCGCTGGTCGAAGCGGGCAAGGAGTTCGGAATGGCGCTGGTCGGCGGCCGTGCCTACTCGTCGAATACGCTGGAGTCGGGCTGGATCCCCTCGCCCTTCCCCGCGATCTACACCGGCGAGGCGCTCGCGCCCTACCGCGCATGGCTTTCGGCCAATTCCTACGAGGCCAAGTGTTCTGTCGGCGGAAGCTACGTGCCTGAAACCATAGAGGGTTACTACACCACGCCGTGGGATCTGGGTTACGGTCCGTTCGTCAAGTTCGACCACGATTTCATCGGCCGTGCCGCGCTCGAAAAGATGGCCGCCGAAGGCAAGCACCGCACCAAGGTCACGCTCGCACTCGACAACGAAGACGTGATGCGAGTCCAGTCCTCGGCGCTGAGCACCGGCGACCGCGCGAAGTTCATGGAATACCCGAGCGCGGTTTATTCGATGCACCCGTTCGATCAGGTGCTGGCCGATGGCAAGCAGGTCGGCCTGTCCACGTGGATCGGCTACACCGCCAATGAAGGCAAGTTCCTGACACTGGCGATGATGGAACCGGGCTTCGAAACGCCGGGCACCGAGGTAAGCCTGCTGTGGGGCGAACCTAACGGCGGCACTACCAAGCCGACCGTCGAACCGCACGTGCAGACCGAAATCAAGGCTGTCGTATCGGCAGTACCGTACGTTGCGGCAGCGCGTGACAACTACGCTGAAGGCTGGCGCACGAAGAAGTAA
- a CDS encoding ATP synthase F1 subunit epsilon translates to MMLHFELVTPARLVRSEEVHMVVVPGTDGEFGVLEGHAPFMSTVKDGSIKVYKSAGSAPEEIKVQGGFAEVGVNGLTVLAEHVEG, encoded by the coding sequence ATCATGCTTCACTTCGAACTCGTCACCCCGGCCCGCCTCGTCCGTTCGGAAGAGGTCCACATGGTCGTTGTTCCTGGCACCGACGGTGAATTCGGCGTGCTGGAAGGCCACGCACCGTTCATGTCCACGGTCAAGGACGGCTCGATCAAGGTCTACAAGTCGGCAGGCTCTGCGCCTGAAGAGATCAAGGTCCAGGGCGGCTTTGCCGAAGTCGGCGTGAATGGCCTCACGGTTCTGGCAGAACACGTCGAAGGCTAA
- the atpD gene encoding F0F1 ATP synthase subunit beta — protein sequence MATVLTSTGKISQVIGAVVDVTFDGELPSILSALETDNNGNRLVLEVAQHLGENTVRTIAMDSTDGLTRGQTVRDTGAQISVPVGPMTLGRIMNVIGEPIDERGPVGAAKTAPIHAKAPEFIDQSTEAAILVTGIKVIDLLAPYARGGKIGLFGGAGVGKTVLIQELINNIAKGHGGVSVFAGVGERTREGNDLYHEFLDAGVIAKDADGNPTPEGSKVALVFGQMNEPPGARARVALSGLTMAEYFRDEEGQDVLFFVDNIFRFTQAGSEVSALLGRIPSAVGYQPTLATDMGQLQERITSTTKGSITSVQAIYVPADDLTDPAPAASFAHLDATTTLNRAISELGIYPAVDPLDSTSRVLTPAVVGEEHYQTARRVQETLQKYKSLQDIIAILGMDELSEEDKLTVARARKIQRFLSQPFHVAEVFTGISGKFVQVEDTVKSFKAVVDGEYDHLPEAAFYMVGGIDEAVEKAKKLAEEA from the coding sequence ATGGCCACCGTGCTCACCTCTACCGGCAAGATCAGCCAGGTCATCGGCGCCGTCGTCGACGTGACCTTCGACGGCGAACTGCCCTCGATCCTCTCGGCGCTCGAAACCGACAACAATGGCAACCGCCTTGTTCTCGAAGTCGCCCAGCACCTCGGTGAAAACACCGTCCGCACCATCGCAATGGACTCGACCGACGGATTGACCCGCGGCCAGACCGTTCGCGATACCGGCGCGCAGATCTCGGTGCCGGTCGGCCCGATGACGCTGGGCCGCATCATGAACGTGATCGGTGAGCCGATCGACGAACGTGGCCCGGTTGGCGCTGCCAAGACCGCCCCGATCCACGCCAAGGCTCCGGAATTCATCGACCAGTCGACCGAAGCCGCGATCCTCGTGACCGGCATCAAGGTCATCGACCTGCTCGCGCCTTATGCGCGCGGCGGCAAGATCGGCCTGTTCGGCGGCGCAGGCGTTGGCAAGACGGTTCTCATTCAGGAACTGATCAACAACATCGCCAAGGGCCACGGCGGCGTTTCGGTCTTCGCAGGCGTCGGTGAACGCACCCGCGAAGGTAACGACCTTTACCACGAATTTCTCGACGCCGGCGTTATCGCCAAGGATGCCGACGGCAACCCGACCCCTGAAGGTTCGAAGGTCGCCCTCGTGTTCGGCCAGATGAACGAGCCTCCGGGCGCCCGCGCTCGCGTCGCACTCTCGGGCCTGACCATGGCCGAATACTTCCGCGACGAAGAAGGCCAGGACGTTCTGTTCTTCGTCGACAACATCTTCCGCTTCACGCAGGCAGGTTCGGAAGTGTCTGCTCTGCTCGGCCGTATTCCTTCGGCCGTGGGATATCAGCCGACGCTGGCAACCGACATGGGCCAGTTGCAGGAACGCATCACCTCGACCACCAAGGGTTCGATCACCTCGGTTCAGGCCATTTACGTTCCGGCCGACGATCTCACCGACCCTGCGCCAGCCGCATCGTTCGCCCACTTGGACGCAACGACCACGCTGAACCGCGCAATTTCGGAACTCGGCATCTATCCGGCGGTTGACCCGCTCGACTCGACCAGCCGCGTGCTCACGCCCGCCGTTGTCGGTGAAGAGCACTACCAGACCGCCCGCCGCGTTCAGGAAACGCTGCAGAAGTACAAGTCGCTGCAGGACATCATCGCGATCCTGGGCATGGACGAGCTTTCGGAAGAAGATAAGCTCACCGTCGCCCGCGCCCGCAAGATCCAGCGCTTCCTGTCGCAGCCGTTCCACGTCGCTGAAGTGTTCACCGGCATCTCGGGCAAGTTCGTCCAGGTCGAAGACACCGTGAAGTCGTTCAAGGCTGTCGTCGACGGCGAGTACGACCACCTTCCCGAAGCAGCGTTCTACATGGTCGGCGGCATCGACGAAGCGGTCGAAAAGGCCAAGAAGCTGGCTGAAGAAGCCTGA
- a CDS encoding F0F1 ATP synthase subunit gamma, which translates to MASLKELKGRINSVKSTQKITKAKQMVAAAKLRKAQAAAEAARPYASRLAEVMGSLATKVAGQDNGPLLMRGTGSDQRHLLVVVNTDKGLCGGLNSNIVKEAKLQARALEAAGKTVTFYLVGKKGRAPLKRDYPNAIAKNFDTSLVRTPGFDEASAIAHELIALFEAGKFDVAHLIAPKFKSALAQDPVTEQLIPVPAPAATTESGSVVEYEPSEEEILEELLPRYVTTQVFGALLEREASEQGASMTAMDNATRNAGDLIQKLTIQYNRSRQAAITTELIEIIAGAEAL; encoded by the coding sequence GTGGCTTCACTCAAGGAACTCAAGGGCCGCATCAACTCGGTCAAGTCGACCCAGAAGATCACAAAGGCCAAGCAGATGGTTGCGGCGGCAAAGCTGCGCAAGGCGCAGGCGGCTGCCGAAGCCGCGCGTCCTTACGCCAGCCGTCTGGCCGAAGTCATGGGCAGCCTCGCAACAAAGGTCGCTGGCCAGGACAACGGACCGCTGCTGATGCGCGGCACCGGGTCGGACCAGCGTCACCTGCTTGTCGTGGTCAACACCGACAAGGGCCTGTGCGGCGGCTTGAACTCGAACATCGTCAAGGAAGCCAAGCTTCAGGCGCGCGCGCTTGAAGCTGCGGGCAAGACCGTGACGTTCTATCTGGTCGGCAAAAAGGGGCGCGCGCCGCTGAAGCGCGACTACCCCAATGCCATCGCCAAGAACTTCGACACCAGCCTCGTGCGCACGCCCGGCTTCGATGAAGCCAGCGCCATTGCGCACGAACTGATCGCGCTGTTCGAGGCAGGCAAGTTCGATGTCGCGCACCTGATCGCCCCGAAGTTCAAGTCGGCGCTGGCGCAGGACCCGGTCACCGAGCAGCTGATCCCGGTCCCGGCGCCTGCCGCCACGACCGAATCCGGTTCGGTTGTGGAATACGAGCCGAGCGAGGAGGAAATCCTCGAAGAACTGCTGCCGCGCTATGTCACGACGCAGGTCTTCGGTGCGCTTCTCGAACGCGAAGCCTCGGAACAGGGCGCGTCGATGACCGCGATGGACAACGCCACGCGCAACGCCGGCGATCTGATCCAGAAGCTGACGATCCAGTACAACCGCAGCCGTCAGGCCGCGATCACCACCGAACTCATCGAAATCATCGCTGGCGCTGAAGCGCTTTGA